A window of the Alnus glutinosa chromosome 4, dhAlnGlut1.1, whole genome shotgun sequence genome harbors these coding sequences:
- the LOC133866064 gene encoding toll/interleukin-1 receptor-like protein, translating to MASTSSNIIQTAPCTPSSSFSKPQSKYEVFLSFRGADTRNTFTDHLYHALDSHKGIRTFRDDEDLEMGRPIKPELLDAIETSRMAVIILSSGYASSSWCLEELAKIIECMKERGMRVLPVFYHLDPRVVRYQIGSFKDAFAEHEKRFEEKMTNVKSLVDEGQCPRINPESSRLLCCFRVLEEALVVMGLCPISESD from the exons ATGGCTTCCACCAGCAGCAATATTATTCAAACAGCCCCATGTAcaccttcctcttctttttctaaaCCCCAATCGAAATACGAAGTTTTCCTCAGTTTCAGAGGCGCAGATACTCGCAATACTTTTACCGACCATCTCTATCACGCTTTGGATTCTCATAAAGGGATTAGAACCTTCAGGGACGATGAGGATCTTGAGATGGGAAGACCCATTAAACCGGAACTCTTGGATGCAATCGAGACATCGAGAATGGCAGTCATCATTTTGTCAAGCGGCTATGCATCTTCCTCGTGGTGCTTGGAAGAACTTGCAAAGATTATTGAATGCATGAAAGAACGAGGGATGAGAGTCTTGCCAGTTTTCTACCACTTGGATCCTCGTGTTGTGCGCTATCAGATTGGCTCTTTTAAAGATGCCTTTGCTGAACATGAAAAACGTTTCGAGGAGAAGATG ACAAATGTCAAAAGCCTAGTCGATGAAGGCCAATGTCCTCGCATAAATCCTGAGTCATCCAGGCTCTTATGTTGCTTCCGCGTATTGGAGGAAGCACTGGTGGTCATGGGTTTGTGCCCAATCAGTGAGAGTGATTGA